The genome window AGTGAATATTCCACTTCAATGCAACGATGTCCGTGTTTCCATCTTTATAAAAGAGAATAGCGATGGAAAAGCGAGATGTTCCATTAGGACTAAAAATGAAATTGACTGTCTCCCTATCGTTTCCCGATTTCACGGGGGAGGTCATCCAACTGCAGCGGGGTTTAAATTGAATAAACCAGTTGAAGAAGTGCGTCATGAGGTGCTTGAATTCTTTGCTCCCTTCTTTACATAATAGCATCATGAAAAAACGCTATGTAATATTGTTCTTATTGTCACTGTCCTTTATTTCCTGTCGTGATAAAAATGAAACAAACCAAATTAGAACTCCCCGCATTGTCAATCCGATGGTTAATGGAAATGATAGTGTCAACGATTCAACTGAGCAGGGTGATATTGAAGATACTTCCTTCCTTGTACCCATGATTGACCTTCCCTCTGATGAATACCCCCAACAGATTCAAGACATAAACCTAGACAGCGATACAGAAGAAGAACAGCTGATCCTTATCAGTACCACTGATAAAGAGGATCACCGTTTTAAACTCTACATAGCCGATTATAACAATGAAACAATGAGGTTCGAGAAAGCCCTTGAGCAGGACATACTGGTTGACCATATGGATGGTCTGAGTACGCACCTGCAGGATATAACAGGAAATCAGCTGAATGAGGTACTCGTTACTGGATTCGATCAAAATGGTTTCCATACTCTTGATGCTTTCAGCATTCAGACCCAGGGAGGAACTTCCGGATTACGTTATAAACAGATCATCTCTATAACCGTAAACGGAACCATTGATATTCAGACAAGTGAAAGATCTGAAGATTTTAAAACAGGAGAAATAACCTGGGAGAGTTTCCCGATTATTACTGAAGCCAGCGATGAAAGTGAAGAGAATCTGGATCTTGTAAAAACCGTTTACAATTGGAATAGGACCGCCGTCAGGTACCAACCTGTTTCAGTATCCCAAATACCGGGAGTCACAATCAGGGAAGAGAAATTAAAAGATCTATACAGAGGGGATTTGGATGATTTTAAGGAGTTTTTGTCTGGCCCATGGCATAGAATCAGTGATTTGAACGAAGAAAAACAGCCCTTTCTTGAGGAAATCATGTACTTTCATCCTGATGAAAATCAAGTCATATTCACAGCAGGTGATGTCCAGGAGATTTACGACTGGAATGAAACTTATAGAACTATTTTTAAGGGAATTTATATACAATCAGTCAACCAGCTTATAGATAGTCTTAGACGAGACCTTTACATTACCGTGGAAGACATGGATTCCATTCGCGTCAAAATTCAGGGAACAACTGAATGGGGAGGTTTCTATGAACCGGTCAGTCTGTCATATCAACAGAGCCTGATTCACAATGAGATTTTGAAACCTGCAGATGACATGATAGAACTCAGCGGCTTATTTAAAAGCAGCCAAGGGGTCGAAATGTATCTGGATTATCCCTTTTTTACTGAGAAATCTGAAGATGGAACCAGCAGGCAAGGAGTTTTGACCTTTTACAATCTGTATGGCACGAATGTTTTGCAAATGCGTTATCAAAAAGCTAACGGATTGCTGGAAAAACGATCTGTTTATAGAGCCGATTACAGTGTTACAAGTGATAGTAAACGGATTATTAGAACCCTGACACTGCAGCCAGGCCTTCTTTCTGTCTCAGGATTCTCTGTGGAACCGGGGGATAGTCTTCATTTTGAACAGATTGAAATCAGGGAATCTGAGGAATCCTGAATCCCTTGATACCGAGGACCTCAAGCTTTTTCTGAGTGACATCCAGATCTTTACTGAAAATAATCACCTTGTATACAGTATCTTCTGCGACGATCTGACTCAATTCATCATAGGACGCCAGCTCCTCTTTGAGATTCAGTGCATTTTCATAACTCTGAAAAGCGCCGGCTTGAATATACATGATAGGAACTGAGTTTGACTCAGGTTCAGATGGGCCGAGGTCATCTAAGACCGGGAGAGTTTCAAATATTTCAGGATTCAGGTTCAAAGAGTCAGGATGGGGCAAATGACTGATATTTCCTTCTTTCAGGATCAAAGTCTCTACCGATTCCGGGAAGGATTGATACAGCATCTTCCGAAAGCGGGAGGCTTGTGATTCATAACCTCCGGAGTTTAGTTTGTTTTGAACCAGAAATAACCAATCTGGATCATTCAACAAAGATGGAAACTGCTTATGTGTGTTTTCAAGCCATACCAATAACTGCTGGTCATCACTCTGATTTCGAAGATCAGCAATAAATTTACTTTTGACCTGAGTGTACTGAACATTTCCCTGTGAAAGGAATTCCCCGGTCGCAGTATTTTGTCCCTGAATCAATATCCTAGTCAATGCGGGATTTTTATTCTGTATTTGATCATCCAGAGACAAGAATAAATTAAGATACCTCTGCTTCATCACCTCATCTCCGGTCAGCTCATATAGGACCAGAATTGTTTCAATGAGAATAAGTTTATCTTCTTTTAGTGTGACACCACTGAGATATTCTTCGATAAGATGAAGGTCATTCTCCAGAGTCCCCGGTATTCTGAGGGTGTGAATCAGAATTCTGCCGAAATGATCAAGTCCCTCACCATTGTGACTCTTGAGCCAGCTGATATAGGACTCCCGGGCTGACTCAAGATTTCCTTCTCTTTCAAAAACTTGAGCCTCCGATAAATCATCAGCTCCAAGAAGAGGCAGGGATACAAGGGTGAAAACAAAGAGAATTATCTTAAAATGTATTTGTAGTCTCTGAATTGGATTCTGATTGGGTTTCACTATTTCTTTTCAGCATCCTTTTAGTTTTTCTATCCATTTTTTCAGGCACAAGTGAATTTTCTTTTTTCAATTGCTTCATCTGTTTTTTCTTCTTTAAACCGCTTCCAACAATATAGGGAATAACCGAGACAGCCCCCAGAATATACATGACAAAAAAACTGATAAATATAGGAATATCCTTCAGCTTCGCCGCCTCTGTAAACCAGAGATTGATATCAGAAGTATTCCCTAAATTCAAACCAATAAAAGTAAAAATACAAATGAGAATTAAAATATACCATAAAAGGCGCAGGGGCATCATGTTCTCCTTTACGATCCAGTTAAAACTGATCGTATATATGTCTTAATTATAGTCCAATCATTATCCTTTGGTAAAACAATCCAACCGCCTTTATAAAAAGATTCATCTTCAAGAGCTGCACGTTGTTCTTCGTCGCTCAGGCGGTATAGATTCGTATAGCTTGCATACAACACATTATCGGTATTCATCACGTGTTGCCCAGCAATATTATAATCTTTGTATGAGAGGAAATATTTTACCATATCCGTTGTGCTTAGATTGGTCTGCACATATTTACCAGTTATCCGGATCAGTTCGTAGATTTTATTCATATCCGTAAAGTTCATATTCACCGCTTTATCTTTAAGAGCGGCAATCACCTTTTGTTGTCGGACGGCTCTTTCAAAATCCGAGGAAGTATGTCTGGAACGGGCTATTCGCAAAGCCGCAATTCCATCTAAATGATGCGTTCCTGCGGTGTAGTAGAGAGTAGACCAACGGCCGTTTTCTCGAACTTTATATGTAGGATCAACAAGGGCTTCATCGAGGCGAACATCGATGCCTCCTAATAAATTGACAACATCAATAAAGGCATACATATCAATGGCTATGTATTTTGTAATACTTAAGCCTGTCAGACTTGAGAGTTCGGAAACTAACCTTTGAGGACCGAACTCTCTGTAGATAGAATTTATTTTTCGACCTTCATAGTACAAATCACGAGGAATGCTCAGCATTCTAAGTTGCGATGTTTCGCTATCCCCATGAAGTAGAATCATCGTATCAGCATTATGCTCATGTGATCCTATAAGGAGAAAAGTCTCTGATCCCTGTGCCGGCACAAATGTATCACTCACGGAGGATTCGGATTTCATCTGCTCCAGTTGAAAATTAAAAGTGAGTTCGTGATTGACAGTGAAGGTCTTTAAAGATCTGACAGGTATATCATCCCCATCCATCAGATAAACCTCACCAAACTCCTTTTGAAGAGCCAGAGCTCCTTGACGAAGGGATTGTTCATTTACAAAATCATAATAAATATAGTCATTATCTTCCCGGGGTTGCATGATAGGAGTAAAGCCGAGGTCATCAAGGCGCTGCTTAAATGCGGGATCCGATAGAAGAGCGACAATTTCCTTTTCTACCAAATCATCGGTTCTCTCAGAGGCAGTTCTAATGTCATTATGATTGATATAGTCTATGAGTCCCTGTTTAAGTGTCTCTAAGTCTTCGTATTTGTAATTCCCCAGAATAAAGAGACTATGTTCAGTATCAGTAACAATTCTAAGCAGTTCTGAATCATCGATTCTCAATATGGGTATAAAGCGATTTTTCCCGGAAAAGGCACTCTCTCCCAGATATAAATTGAATTTTTTTAGCTCATTTCGTAGATTGCGATCACTGTAAATTTGAAGAAGATCCCGGTTGAGTCTATCAACCCTTTCATAAAGAGTATTCAGCTTCCTGGTTTCACTCTGTAAAAAGGCGACAGCCTCTTTTGATTCCAGAGAATCCCGTACCTCAGAGTCACCGATATAGGATTGAATCAAAAATCGTTTTTCATCAGGTATATATACAATTTTGAAGTAGGGAGACCGCTCTTTCAGTAGAACGCCTTCAAAATCACTAGATTTCCTATAATCCAGATTCAAGACTCTCAGCAAAGATTGAAAGTTTTCACTGCCCAGTAATGAAGTATACTCCTTCAACATTTCCTGAGAACTGTTAAATTCCTCCAAATAAGAAATAGCATCATAGGCTGCCAGCTCAAAACTGCCGGCATCGGGAATATCTGATTCAGAATCTTCTTCTGTATCAAAGTTCAACTCCGGAAGATTCATATATTTTCTGACCTGGTAGGTATTTTGTTTCAGCAATTCTTGAGTATTCCTCATCGCTGTCAGTTCTTTTTGATTCAAGATCACCATATTCTCATAGGATTCTATTTTAGAATTCCATCTGCTGTTCAAAATGAGAATGATCAAAACAAGCGTACAGATGAGAAGGGCTGAAAAAAGAGGTATCAGGACTTTATGTTTCATAATTAATATTTGTCATCTCCGGTATATTGAAATAGATTTTAAGAAAGTCTGGCTTCAGCTGATTGAACAGTATTAAAGAGCAGCATGGTTATCGTCATAGGACCAACTCCTCCAGGTACAGGAGTAATATAGGACGCTTTTTCACAGGCTTCATCAAAAGCGACATCTCCTACAAGCCTATATCCCCTTTTTTTACTGCTGTCATTCACCCGGTTTACACCAACATCAATCACAACGGCATCCTGCTTTATCATATCTGAAGTAATCATCTCCGGCCGGCCGGCAGCTGCAATCAGAATATCGGCCTGTAAGGTTTCTTCTTTGAGATTTTCTGTGGCTGTATGACACACTGTGACTGTGGCATTCCCCCACTCCTTTTTCTGGAATAACAGGTTTGTCAGTGGTTTACCAACTATATTACTCCGGCCGACAATAACGACTTTTTTTCCTTTAGTTGAAATATGAGAATATTCAAGCAGTTTGAGAATACCGTGGGGCGTACAGGGAAGAAAAGTATCCTGCTCTAGAATCATGCGTCCAACGCTCATGGGATGAAAACCATCCACATCCTTGGAAGGATCAATGGCAACAATTATATTCGATTCATTTATATGAGAAGGCAGTGGCAACTGAACAAGGATTCCATCAATTTCCTCATCCTGATTCAGTTCTTTAATCAATGCCAATAAATCGCCCTCGCTTGTCTCCTGGGGCAACCTGATATCTCTTGAATACATGCCTAGGTCATGACAGCTTTTTTCCTTTGCACTCACATAAGACCGACTGGCAGGATCATCACCGATCAAAACAACAGCCAGACCTGGCGTCACTCCCGATTTCTTCATATCTGCTACTTTGGCAGCCAATTTCTCTCTAAGATCTGCGGCAACTTTTTTTCCATCAATTATAATGGCCATATTTATGTTTTCCCCCTGTCGTAACCTCGTTGAAGCTTTGTTGTTACTATGATATTATCAAACAAATTTTGAGAATGAGGAATAGAATTGAACAAAAAGACT of Oceanispirochaeta crateris contains these proteins:
- the folD gene encoding bifunctional methylenetetrahydrofolate dehydrogenase/methenyltetrahydrofolate cyclohydrolase FolD produces the protein MAIIIDGKKVAADLREKLAAKVADMKKSGVTPGLAVVLIGDDPASRSYVSAKEKSCHDLGMYSRDIRLPQETSEGDLLALIKELNQDEEIDGILVQLPLPSHINESNIIVAIDPSKDVDGFHPMSVGRMILEQDTFLPCTPHGILKLLEYSHISTKGKKVVIVGRSNIVGKPLTNLLFQKKEWGNATVTVCHTATENLKEETLQADILIAAAGRPEMITSDMIKQDAVVIDVGVNRVNDSSKKRGYRLVGDVAFDEACEKASYITPVPGGVGPMTITMLLFNTVQSAEARLS
- a CDS encoding LCP family protein, giving the protein MKHKVLIPLFSALLICTLVLIILILNSRWNSKIESYENMVILNQKELTAMRNTQELLKQNTYQVRKYMNLPELNFDTEEDSESDIPDAGSFELAAYDAISYLEEFNSSQEMLKEYTSLLGSENFQSLLRVLNLDYRKSSDFEGVLLKERSPYFKIVYIPDEKRFLIQSYIGDSEVRDSLESKEAVAFLQSETRKLNTLYERVDRLNRDLLQIYSDRNLRNELKKFNLYLGESAFSGKNRFIPILRIDDSELLRIVTDTEHSLFILGNYKYEDLETLKQGLIDYINHNDIRTASERTDDLVEKEIVALLSDPAFKQRLDDLGFTPIMQPREDNDYIYYDFVNEQSLRQGALALQKEFGEVYLMDGDDIPVRSLKTFTVNHELTFNFQLEQMKSESSVSDTFVPAQGSETFLLIGSHEHNADTMILLHGDSETSQLRMLSIPRDLYYEGRKINSIYREFGPQRLVSELSSLTGLSITKYIAIDMYAFIDVVNLLGGIDVRLDEALVDPTYKVRENGRWSTLYYTAGTHHLDGIAALRIARSRHTSSDFERAVRQQKVIAALKDKAVNMNFTDMNKIYELIRITGKYVQTNLSTTDMVKYFLSYKDYNIAGQHVMNTDNVLYASYTNLYRLSDEEQRAALEDESFYKGGWIVLPKDNDWTIIKTYIRSVLTGS
- a CDS encoding SPOR domain-containing protein, which produces MKPNQNPIQRLQIHFKIILFVFTLVSLPLLGADDLSEAQVFEREGNLESARESYISWLKSHNGEGLDHFGRILIHTLRIPGTLENDLHLIEEYLSGVTLKEDKLILIETILVLYELTGDEVMKQRYLNLFLSLDDQIQNKNPALTRILIQGQNTATGEFLSQGNVQYTQVKSKFIADLRNQSDDQQLLVWLENTHKQFPSLLNDPDWLFLVQNKLNSGGYESQASRFRKMLYQSFPESVETLILKEGNISHLPHPDSLNLNPEIFETLPVLDDLGPSEPESNSVPIMYIQAGAFQSYENALNLKEELASYDELSQIVAEDTVYKVIIFSKDLDVTQKKLEVLGIKGFRIPQIP
- a CDS encoding pallilysin-related adhesin — encoded protein: MKKRYVILFLLSLSFISCRDKNETNQIRTPRIVNPMVNGNDSVNDSTEQGDIEDTSFLVPMIDLPSDEYPQQIQDINLDSDTEEEQLILISTTDKEDHRFKLYIADYNNETMRFEKALEQDILVDHMDGLSTHLQDITGNQLNEVLVTGFDQNGFHTLDAFSIQTQGGTSGLRYKQIISITVNGTIDIQTSERSEDFKTGEITWESFPIITEASDESEENLDLVKTVYNWNRTAVRYQPVSVSQIPGVTIREEKLKDLYRGDLDDFKEFLSGPWHRISDLNEEKQPFLEEIMYFHPDENQVIFTAGDVQEIYDWNETYRTIFKGIYIQSVNQLIDSLRRDLYITVEDMDSIRVKIQGTTEWGGFYEPVSLSYQQSLIHNEILKPADDMIELSGLFKSSQGVEMYLDYPFFTEKSEDGTSRQGVLTFYNLYGTNVLQMRYQKANGLLEKRSVYRADYSVTSDSKRIIRTLTLQPGLLSVSGFSVEPGDSLHFEQIEIRESEES